aatttataaattaaacaaaggttgtgcacacaaaaaaaaattaaacaaaggttccaaacagaagatatatacttatacagttttgtaatttataaaattaaacaaaattcgCAACTGTCGTTATGCAGATCTCTTAACATGTTTCACAGAATCAATATGAGTAGgtataagttgatgacaaaaaaaaaattaaacaaagttgcaaacaaaaaaaagagaggcagATATTATTTAAGTTTATGTCATGAGAGGTAGAAATCTTTAATGCAGTAATATAAATACTTTGGTGTTCGGTGCCACTGCCAACCCAGCTGTACGTACCACAAGTTTGCTGTGGTCACTAGGCCACCACGCACGGGCGCACCAAACCTTGTAacgtttgaaaataaatatcaaatgtATACGACTCATCTAACAACTATGTCTAAAGTACCAACTATTAAAACATATCAGTTCCACACCAACCATGTAACTGTACTACTGGAGTACATTAATAACTATTGGAATATGTTAAAGCACTTCCTCTAGAGTTCAAAACTTCATCAGTTAAAAAATAGAAAGGAGAGTTCGAAACTTCAACGAAACAAAAAATATCACAATTATGTGAGAAATTTGGGCTTAGATTTCGTCATAGCTAGTCAGTTTATTTGGTTTTCCGATAACATATGGTATTTTTATAGTAGTAGAAAAACTTTCCACATTTTTGTAACATTAAATGCATTAATTTCTGAACCGATTGGattaaccaataaaacataCTAGTACtataaaaaactttaaatattttgatacgAAAAGGTTGAGGGCGTCTAGTTATAAAAGTTTGGGACAACTAATGATTTAGCTGTTATAGTAACTAGATtttttttccgcgctacgcgcggattgtatcttattaatttattctacatatatttaaattgtttaGAAAAGTTTGtaagaaagaaattaaatgTTAGATTTTACTTAACAAATCATTGAAGATGTTGGTGTTACATACAATACTTAattcatttaccaaaaattatataagagtAATTGTGTtgtcaaactcatatattttgttatctacaacataataataaaatcatttttaaaaaaaattatttatcaattagttGGTGAAACATtggataattgttttttttataatctcaATTCATTTGTCTTTAGGCTACAATCTTCGTAAAATACGGCAAATTTTGAAAACTCTGACActtatataagatatattatataagttcatatcttattatataaagtattgttttttaaaatcgCTAATTAATATGATGCTGGCAcatgacaattatatatttaagattgtgatATGTGTAAAAAATATCTCAtagttcaaaatatataataagataataacaaaaacattttttaagaagttattataaaaatattatttaattgtaattttgcattttcaaaacactaaacaaaatataattgcaaaatattaaatgataataattttccttttaatattgtgacatgtgttaagaTACCTCatgattaaaatatacatactaatatatttaaaattaatatttcaattaattttggaataattaattgtaaaaattatttaatagtaaaaaataaattttaaaattatataatagtattatttaaataaaaattcctTTTTAAATATCCTTAAAAAATATtcgtaaaataatttatttaataccaattttcatttctaaaaattaaaaagaaaagataatgtttttaaaaatgatatgaattatatatttaagattgtgatatgcattaaaatttaaaaatatatatataaagataattaaaaaataattttataatcacACCATTGATGCTAAAGTAAACAAATTTGATGTTTGTCTtgcaatatatttgatatttagcTGACTATCAATAATACATATTGATTAGTGTCGTGTAACATTAATAGTTTGaattgttgtttttaatttgtcttaagaaatataaaaaataaagagagttTACAATTCTATATGTTTcaattaactaataatattttgaaaaatatttaaaagtcaaataaatataaaaaataatatactatTTTAGAACACCATAAATCTTGAAATATAAATACTAATCACAATTTATGTAAGGAAATAGATTGTTATTACTAAAATAAGTCTTATGCTGATATATACTGAAAAATCCAAGAACTAATgtgaaaaaatcattttttatgttttcatgaaattaaaacatcaaatttaacTCTGTGCACTGCACAGATCTGTATCAAGTTTTTAAATACACGTGGAAGAAAgtaatataatggtttagttGGTTGGAATACTGtaatatgttatttttgttGGATATAAATAAGTGGGGTGAAATTGGTCTTCGTAGCAAcagtttagttttgatttatgttttctttttttcattctgATTATCTTCATTCAGATTATTTCTATACtatataaacaaattattttattttattaattatatatttcctCTAGTTTTGAGAGATTGATGTGCTGTGATttgcatatatattaataaaaagtaaACACATACGTAttagtttttgttaatttcatTTCCTTCTCAATAAGGCAAGATCTCACGAATGGTTAGCATCTTGACCTGTCACCTCAGATGCATTGACCATAGCAGAAACCTCTTGGTTTTGAGCCACcctaaaccaatttttttagtCAGATGGAGTTCACAACTATCAATTAAAATGAGTAATGAAGTGATGTTTAAGACTTCTTGACATCTACTCGATGTCCTGTTGCTACCTCTCCCTGGTCAATTTTATAAAACACAGTCTCTCTCAGTAGGTTCAAACAAACAATCAATAATGCATGTCAGATTATCAAGAAAATTTGATTACCTTTGGGTTGATTATGAATATCTTTCCCTTGGGGATTCCGACTTTGCTGTAACTCAGCTCATCAGTGTCTCTGTTTCCATATCCAGCGTAGAACGGGTTATAGTGCTCTGGGAAAAGCTTCTTGATATCCTGCACATCATTATATTTCTAAACTTGTTCTTATCTAAACACATGCCGCTGGATTAACCGTTCTCTCTTATGTCAAAGATAAACTTTTACCTCCAAACATGCGATCTTGAATTCATGAGGTGCTCTTCTTATCACTGCAAGGTAGTTATAAAGTACAtgagttaaaaaaagaaagaaaaaagagataCTTATTATCAAGTAACAGAAACATTAACATGCTACTAATGAATCTTCAAGGTATTAAGATTAATACCTTTACGGTACAATGCTGGGAACAACCCGTCTGGTGAAATGACTACAGGACCGTTCGGTAGAGCTTTTCTGTCCTGCAAGCCGGAGGAAAAAAATCCATAAGAAGCAAAGAGATCTCATAACAAAAAGACTATACATAGCCTCACATGATTACCATttgagttaattagataatgtTATTGTATTGATAAGTATGGATTCGAGTACCAATTCAATGGTAAAAAAGATGTCAAGTCTTACCTGCTTTAGATTATTTAAGAAACTTCTTGTTAGATATGCCTGAACAATGGCAGGAGCGCTCAGAAACAGCAGCTGATATCCACTCTCCTGAAAGAAATACAAAGCAAAGCATAATGTGAGATCCATAATTACAAACTGTATCTTACATAAGCAGGAGTTGGATCTCATGTTTTACCAAATTAAAGTCTGAGAAGCTAAACTAACTTAAACCTTGAAAATTACCTTTATAGCTGAAAAAAGCCTGGCCACACCAGACTGTGTCCAGGCCCTTCCAACCAAAGGCATGAACTGACCTAACACATCAGATCTGCAGCAAAAGGATCATCACATTAGCATATGTCTAGATATTATAATTCTaatatgaagaaaaatcagtaaGGATCCAGAAGCTCTTACTTAGTAATAGTTCCATCAACATCTGAAATCACAATCTTGGTATCCCATCTCCACCGGTAAATATGTGCATCAAcctaacaaaaaacaaaattagagtgtgcattcaaattttaaactaatgtTACCATCAAAACAAACCTGTTGTGTTCCAAGAACTCTGGTGGAGAAACTATAAGTTCTTTATTAATAAGAAGAAGCTCCAGCCAAGCCAGCAACAACGTCACTGAAGAAAAGGTCATGGTTGCATCACAGGTTGATTTCGTCCTCTGGTTGCCATTAGTAGCTCTGATCGATTTATTTCCGTGACTGGTGAAGAGGGATGGGAAGAAAACGACTGAGTTTAGATTTCCAcgaaatgaaaaacaaaacggTGCTCGTGGCTAAGAGAACGGCGGAGGAtgattttcaattgaaaaagataaacttaaggaaacaataaaattaagaaaaacagaGCAAGACAGAGACACATCTTCGTTCGCGTTTTctgtaatctctctctctctctctctctctctctctctctctctctctctctctctctctctctctctctctctctctctctctctctctctctgtgtccATGGAATGTCTACAGATCGCCGTGATCCGTGATTTTCgattcgaggaagaagaagaagaagcatcaTCGCCttttcagaaaaagaaaaaaaaatcaccgtCGTCGATTACCAACATAAtattcagaaaaagaaaaaaaatctccgTCGTCGATTATTGCCTATCCGTTCAATCCAGATcgtaactctctctctctctctctctctctctctctctctctctctctctctttctcttccccGAAAACGTGAAGCCCAGAAGCGATTTAAGCCTGTCTGACATGTCAAAACGAAATAAGCTGATTGGATGATTATTTTTAGTGACGTGGACATGCTAAAAACTCAGCATATTggccttttagtatagtatagatacaCTATTGAATACTTGATCAATGAGAGTTCACCTAAGAGTAATAACAAGCTATAGCCTTAAGGTCAACTTTAGTTAATGATCACATAAAACTTATAAATACGTCACTAGTTGCGATATGGAATTCAAACGAGTGCTTTTGAATCAATCAGAGAATGCGTCGTTTTCTGAATTTTCAACTAAACACATTAATGTTAGGGACATTtgctaaaaccaacccaaatattcaagtcaaatgtaaaagtataccccactttcagtcaaatgcaaaaccaacctaaaggaATAGTGAAAGTACTATTAAACCCTTAtgatcaaacaaaaaacagaaatgtattttacgtttctatcctttggaagtctacacgtaataaaagaagtctacatatatataaacttcctacgaagtctactttatatacttgttttgtagtctacactctaatttgatctaataatttaattttaaaaatgcataaaaataattattgtgatatttttaactaattatcaatataatggataatatgaagtaaataaattaaaatttcatataatcgaacaattttgaagaatatatactaatttggttatcatgtgttagactatgttcatagtttacaaacaaaaggttctaacatgttatgtcttttagtagttgatttcaaagggttagattttagattttgttttttttttgttttattaacttaaatctgcatattaatgtttagtagtttatattttgtataaatgagactttttgattatcaagcaaaacatttagggtttgagatttgtggtttagggtttcgtaggcctacaataaagtctatttatctgaagacgtctttttcagtctatatttttcaatttgttttacaaaaaatcattatatttaaactaagttaagttccttacgaataaaaaagtgaaatcatatactataactattaaaaaaaaaaaaaattttaataaatcatatattaaattattaaaataataaagaataaacaataata
The Brassica napus cultivar Da-Ae chromosome A1, Da-Ae, whole genome shotgun sequence DNA segment above includes these coding regions:
- the LOC125579194 gene encoding phosphatidate phosphatase PAH1-like is translated as MPLVGRAWTQSGVARLFSAIKESGYQLLFLSAPAIVQAYLTRSFLNNLKQDRKALPNGPVVISPDGLFPALYRKVIRRAPHEFKIACLEDIKKLFPEHYNPFYAGYGNRDTDELSYSKVGIPKGKIFIINPKGEVATGHRVDVKKS